In the genome of Candoia aspera isolate rCanAsp1 chromosome 1, rCanAsp1.hap2, whole genome shotgun sequence, one region contains:
- the SMG8 gene encoding nonsense-mediated mRNA decay factor SMG8 encodes MVGGAAVQGPVGLHELLLAGGAGAAAPAAPGGACPGAAAAPGGEEEEVCVVGIFGKTALQLGSEKAALVNTVCDRQVFPLFQREGGGGGRPAAGGGAGAGADPGADSPPGPSSSSSSSSSSSSSSSSSSSSSSPAPGAAAQGDYHHLQAFYSQESKVLYLVLTAIGDSHQLLQACKDLEAMGGARGSTGLGAQAGSPLPHAEAHEFWKHQEKMHCLNLLYLFSVCHILLMVHPTSSFDITYDRVFRALDGLRQKVLPTLKAAIKDCPVGKDWKLFCRPCPPRLLFLFQLNRALKVEPPPGRGQELGGQLEKPPPKKHSPKRRLQHALEDQIYRIFRKSRVLTNQSINCLFTVPANQAFVYIVAGGAQEGEDPIAILLEQLRGNCTAREADASLGPAMAGPRRYQMMRHGRQQLSFHAESSGGGSGSSSSSSSGQLVDCTLKEFLFQHVELVLCKKGFDDSVGRNPQPSHFELPTYQKWVATALKLYEVAIEGKDSDSSPGGELTSKIMGSIKVLEGYLDIDTKFSENRCQKALPMAHSAYQSNLPHNYTMTIHKSQLAQALRVYSQHARGPAFHKYALQLHEDCYKFWSNGHQLCEERSLTDQHCMHKFHLLPKSGEKPEPDRNPPVLYHNSRARSTGACNCGRKQAPRDDPFDIKAANYDFYQLLEEKCCGKLDHINFPVFQPSTPDPAPAKNETSPSPPEGEAEKLKEKEPQTQGESTSLSLALSLDQSTDSLGTYPADPQGGGNNTEAHGPVAESKGEKRASLVDRQPSTVEYLPGMLHSNCPKGLLPTFSSWSLVKLGPAKAYNFHAGLDQQGFILGTNYLMPWDIVIRTRTDEEGDLDSNSWPAPNKAIPGKRSALVMGRGRRRDDVARAFVGYEYEDARGRRFMCSGPEKIMKVMGGGPKESAVKALNSDMPLYILSSNPGRGLKPHYAQLMRLFVVVPDAPLQITLTPQVQPGPPPCPVFYPEKQEITLPPDGLWVLRFPYAYVTERGACFPPKENQQLMNYKVLKGILKAVIQ; translated from the exons ATGGTGGGCGGCGCGGCGGTGCAGGGCCCGGTGGGCTTGCATGAGCTGCTGCTGGCCGGGGGGGCGGGCGCGGCCGCCCCGGCTGCTCCGGGCGGCGCCTGCCCCGGGGCTGCCGCCGCCCcgggcggggaggaggaggaggtgtgcGTGGTGGGCATCTTCGGCAAGACGGCGCTGCAGCTCGGCTCGGAGAAGGCCGCCCTGGTCAACACGGTCTGCGACCGGCAGGTCTTCCCTCTCTTCCAGCGggagggcggcggcgggggcAGGCCGGCGGCCGGCGGGGGCGCCGGAGCAGGCGCGGACCCCGGGGCTGACTCCCCGCCtgggccttcctcctcctcctcctcctcctcttcttcttcttcgtcgtcgtcgtcctcctcctcctcctcctcccccgcgCCCGGGGCCGCCGCGCAGGGCGACTACCACCACCTGCAGGCTTTCTACAGCCAGGAGAGCAAGGTGCTCTACCTGGTCCTCACCGCCATCGGCGACAGCCACCAGCTGCTGCAGGCCTGCAAGGACCTGGAGGCCATGGGGGGCGCCCGGGGCTCCACCGGCTTAGGGGCCCAGGCCGGCTCCCCGCTGCCCCACGCGGAAGCTCACGAGTTCTGGAAGCACCAGGAGAAAATGCACTGCCTGAACCTGCTCTACCTCTTCTCCGTCTGCCACATCCTGCTGATGGTGCACCCCACCTCCTCCTTCGACATCACCTACGACCGGGTCTTCCGGGCCCTGGACGGCCTGCGGCAGAAGGTCCTGCCCACCCTCAAGGCCGCCATCAAGGACTGCCCCGTCGGCAAGGACTGGAAGCTCTTCTGCCGGCCCTGCCCGCCTCGCCTGCTCTTCCTTTTCCAGCTCAACCGGGCCCTGAAGGTGGAGCCTCCCCCCGGCCGAGGGCAGGAGCTGGGGGGCCAGCTGGAGaagcctccccccaaaaagcacTCACCCAAGCGCCGGCTGCAGCACGCCCTGGAGGACCAGATCTACCGCATCTTCCGCAAGAGCCGGGTCCTGACCAACCAGAGCATCAACTGCCTCTTCACCGTTCCGGCCAACCAAGCCTTCGTCTATATCGTGGCGGGCGGGGCCCAGGAGGGCGAGGACCCCATCGCCATCCTGCTGGAGCAGCTGCGAGGCAACTGCACAGCTCGGGAGGCCGACGCCTCACTGGGCCCGGCCATGGCAGGGCCCCGGCGGTACCAGATGATGAGGCATGGGAGGCAGCAGCTGTCCTTCCACGCTGAAAGCAGTGGGGGGGGCAGCGGGAGCAGCAGTTCGAGCTCCTCCGGCCAGCTGGTGGACTGCACCTTGAAGGAATTCTTGTTCCAGCACGTGGAGCTGGTCCTTTGCAAAAAGGGCTTTGACGACAGCGTGGGGAGGAACCCCCAGCCCTCCCACTTTGAGCTCCCGACCTACCAGAAGTGGGTCGCCACGGCCCTGAAGCTTTACGAGGTGGCGATTGAAGGCAAGGACAGCGACTCCTCCCCGGGTGGGGAGCTCACCTCCAAGATCATGGGAAGCATCAAAGTTCTGGAGGGCTACTTGGACATCGACACCAAGTTCTCCGAGAACCGCTGCCAGAAGGCCCTGCCCATGGCCCACAGTGCCTACCAGTCCAACCTGCCTCACAACTACACGATGACCAtccacaaaagccagctggcccAGGCGTTGAGGGTCTACAGCCAACACGCCCGAGGTCCAGCCTTCCACAAGTACGCCCTGCAGTTGCATGAAGACTGCTACAAGTTCTGGAGCAACGGGCACCAGTTGTGCGAAGAGAGGAGTCTGACCGACCAGCATTGCATGCACAAATTCCATTTGCTCCCCAAATCAG GGGAAAAACCGGAACCGGATCGGAATCCACCGGTGCTGTACCACAACAGCCGGGCACGTTCTACCGGTGCCTGCAACTGCGGGAGGAAACAGGCACCCCGCGACGATCCCTTTGACATCAAAGCTGCAAATTACGATTTCTATCAG CTGCTGGAAGAGAAATGCTGCGGAAAGCTGGACCATATCAACTTCCCTGTGTTTCAACCCAGCACGCCAGACCCAGCCCCAGCCAAGAACGAGACCTCCCCCAGCCCTCCGGAAGGGGAAGCTGAAAAGCTCAAGGAGAAGGAACCCCAAACCCAGGGGGAGAGCACCAGTCTCAGCCTGGCCCTCAGTTTGGATCAATCCACAGATAGTTTAGGGACCTATCCTGCGGATCCGCAGGGCGGAGGCAACAACACCGAAGCTCACGGGCCGGTGGCTGAATCGAAAGGCGAGAAGAGAGCAAGCTTGGTCGACCGCCAGCCCTCCACGGTGGAATATCTGCCCGGAATGCTTCACTCCAATTGCCCCAAAGGTCTTCTCCCCACCTTCTCCAGCTGGTCTCTGGTGAAGCTCGGCCCCGCCAAGGCGTACAACTTCCACGCAGGCCTGGATCAGCAGGGCTTCATTCTGGGGACCAACTACTTAATGCCCTGGGACATTGTCATCCGGACACGGACGGACGAGGAGGGTGACCTGGACAGCAATTCTTGGCCGGCCCCGAACAAGGCCATTCCAGGGAAAAGGAGCGCCCTGGTCATGGGGAGAGGAAGGCGGAGGGATGATGTGGCTCGGGCTTTCGTGGGCTATGAATACGAGGATGCCCGGGGCCGGAGGTTCATGTGCTCAGGACCGGAGAAGATCATGAAAGTGATGGGAGGGGGCCCCAAGGAATCAGCCGTCAAAGCCCTCAATTCCGACATGCCCCTTTACATCCTCTCATCCAACCCAGGGAGGGGACTGAAGCCACACTACGCTCAGCTGATGAGGCTGTTTGTGGTGGTTCCTGATGCTCCGCTCCAAATAACCCTAACCCCCCAG GTCCAGCCAGGGCCGCCTCCTTGCCCGGTATTTTACCCGGAGAAACAAGAGATCACTCTTCCGCCCGATGGGCTGTGGGTCCTTCGCTTTCCTTACGCCTATGTGACCGAACGCGGCGCATGCTTCCCTCCAAAGGAGAACCAGCAGTTGATGAATTACAAGGTGCTTAAAGGAATCCTAAAGGCAGTGATACAATAG